The following coding sequences are from one Pasteurellaceae bacterium RH1A window:
- a CDS encoding twin arginine-targeting protein translocase TatC, protein MSVEQSQSLISHLVELRNRLMKALICVLVVFVCLVYWANDIYSLLATPLTERLPAGATMIATNVATPFFTPIKLTAIVSVFLSVPYILYQIWAFVAPALYKHEKRLVYPLLLSSTVLFYTGVAFAYYVVFPLVFGFLTSTAPEGVTMATDISSYLDFVLTIFLAFGICFEVPVAIILLCWSGVTSAEDLRGKRPYIIVAAFVIGMLLTPPDIFSQTLLAIPMVILFEIGVICSRFYVKRDEEQENAIKPQE, encoded by the coding sequence ATGTCAGTTGAGCAATCCCAATCCCTGATCAGCCACTTGGTGGAACTGCGTAACCGCCTAATGAAGGCGCTGATTTGCGTGCTCGTGGTTTTTGTCTGCCTGGTTTACTGGGCCAACGACATCTATTCTCTCCTGGCAACACCGCTGACAGAACGCTTACCAGCTGGGGCGACCATGATTGCAACCAATGTTGCAACGCCTTTTTTCACGCCCATCAAGCTGACAGCCATTGTATCGGTCTTCCTTTCCGTGCCTTATATTCTCTATCAAATCTGGGCCTTTGTGGCGCCCGCCCTCTATAAGCACGAAAAACGCCTGGTCTATCCGCTTCTGCTCTCCAGCACCGTATTGTTCTACACTGGCGTGGCCTTTGCCTATTATGTGGTTTTCCCCCTGGTCTTTGGTTTCTTAACCAGCACCGCACCCGAGGGCGTGACCATGGCCACCGACATCAGCAGCTATCTAGACTTCGTTCTGACCATCTTCCTGGCCTTTGGTATCTGCTTTGAAGTACCCGTCGCCATTATCCTGCTCTGCTGGTCGGGCGTAACCTCGGCAGAAGACCTACGAGGCAAGCGGCCTTACATTATTGTGGCGGCCTTTGTTATCGGCATGCTCTTAACCCCACCAGACATTTTCTCCCAAACCCTGCTGGCCATTCCCATGGTTATCTTATTTGAAATCGGGGTTATCTGCTCCCGCTTCTATGTGAAAAGGGATGAGGAGCAAGAAAATGCCATTAAACCTCAAGAGTAG
- a CDS encoding FMN-dependent NADH-azoreductase: protein MKNVLVLKSSILGDNSQSSALSDYFVGQLQANVTTRDVAAQPLPYFTGEAALATRGQPQNDAQKALADLSDSLIAELNAADLLVVNAPMYNFGIPAQLKSYFDYICRAGVTFRYTENGPEGLVKCKKAVVILSTGGFHKDTATDLVKQYVQTVLGFVGVNEVQFVYAEGIGFGPEAVEKAQNLAKAELDQIVKAL from the coding sequence ATGAAAAATGTACTCGTTTTAAAATCCAGTATCTTAGGCGACAATTCCCAATCATCCGCCCTAAGCGATTATTTTGTTGGTCAATTACAGGCCAATGTAACCACCCGTGATGTGGCCGCCCAGCCTCTACCTTACTTCACAGGCGAAGCCGCCCTTGCCACCCGTGGCCAACCGCAAAACGATGCCCAAAAGGCCTTGGCTGACTTGTCTGACAGCCTAATTGCAGAATTAAACGCAGCCGATCTTCTCGTGGTCAATGCTCCAATGTACAACTTCGGCATTCCAGCTCAACTTAAGAGCTACTTTGACTACATCTGCCGTGCCGGCGTAACCTTCCGCTACACCGAAAACGGCCCTGAAGGCTTGGTTAAATGCAAAAAAGCCGTGGTTATTCTTTCCACTGGCGGCTTCCACAAGGACACCGCTACAGATTTAGTTAAACAATATGTGCAAACCGTCCTAGGCTTTGTGGGCGTGAATGAAGTGCAATTTGTTTACGCTGAAGGCATCGGCTTCGGCCCAGAAGCGGTTGAAAAAGCCCAAAATCTTGCAAAAGCAGAATTGGATCAGATTGTTAAAGCTTTATAA
- the tatA gene encoding preprotein translocase subunit SecA (TatA; similar to TatE that is found in some proteobacteria; part of system that translocates proteins with a conserved twin arginine motif across the inner membrane; capable of translocating folded substrates typically those with bound cofactors; similar to a protein import system in thylakoid membranes), translating into MGGISIWQLLIIVAIIVLLFGTKKLRTLGTDLGESVKGFKKAMSDDKKPEDAGFEKVEQKADAQTEQKAKEKEQA; encoded by the coding sequence ATGGGTGGTATCAGCATTTGGCAACTCCTGATTATTGTGGCAATCATTGTCTTACTTTTCGGCACCAAGAAATTGCGGACACTCGGCACAGACTTGGGCGAATCGGTCAAGGGCTTTAAAAAGGCCATGAGCGATGACAAGAAACCTGAAGATGCGGGTTTTGAGAAAGTTGAGCAAAAAGCAGACGCTCAAACTGAACAAAAGGCCAAAGAAAAAGAGCAGGCATAA
- a CDS encoding DNA mismatch repair protein MutL — MANQIAAGEVVERPASVVKELVENSLDAGASLIQIEIEKGGAQLIRIRDNGCGIGKQDLSLALARHATSKIASLEDLEMILSLGFRGEALASISSVSRLTLTSRPAYQTEAWQAYAQGREMAVEIQPASHPVGTTIEVANLFFNTPARRKFLRTDKTEFAHIDEVVRRIALAKPNVTFILSHNDKKIRHYKAVADQSLKEQEKRVAAICGEDFVAKASHLDWQHGDLHLHGWIGLPNLARPQNDLCYSYVNGRMMRDKTINHAIRQAYGDSLPKDHYPAFVLFLDLDPSQVDVNVHPAKHEVRFHQGRLVHDFIYQGVLNTLEAQTDLPLAHQINEPVSSVYQASPNRAAAGQNIFTQPYQAPQAVENSQKFASPAYPARRTSVSKSAQKWYGELVGKGESSPLSPSGSSPASGWSESIAFSPASRTGKVAKLSFPPPACRRAKPPRSSSLHPPAGEVPKAEGGGLEKNASTNLQKSPNIEPLATSNELAQVLAVVQNKALLLKQGEAFYLLSLQKLAALKLHSQLKAQDSQALLIPLNLQLNAQESQAFEAKHQALTDLGFVFQHKRLGQMERITVNQVPRCLREQNLQQLLLGALQAEDLDQFFANFAPIPTVCSLAEGIALLAEVEQACKKEELEGLMIEVDFGGYLEQI; from the coding sequence CTGGCCAACCAAATTGCCGCAGGCGAAGTGGTGGAACGGCCGGCCTCGGTGGTCAAAGAATTAGTCGAAAACAGCCTGGATGCAGGCGCCAGCCTCATTCAGATTGAGATTGAAAAGGGCGGCGCCCAGCTTATTCGCATTCGGGATAATGGCTGCGGCATTGGCAAGCAGGACTTGAGCCTGGCCCTGGCCCGCCACGCTACCAGCAAGATTGCCAGCCTTGAAGACTTGGAAATGATCCTAAGCTTGGGCTTTCGGGGCGAGGCCTTAGCCAGTATCAGCTCAGTTTCCCGTCTGACCCTGACCTCCCGGCCGGCCTACCAAACCGAGGCCTGGCAGGCCTATGCTCAGGGGCGAGAAATGGCCGTCGAAATCCAGCCCGCCTCCCACCCTGTCGGCACCACCATTGAAGTGGCCAACCTCTTTTTCAACACGCCCGCCCGGCGCAAGTTCCTGCGTACCGACAAAACCGAATTCGCCCATATTGACGAAGTGGTCCGCCGCATTGCCCTGGCCAAGCCCAATGTGACCTTTATATTGAGCCACAACGATAAAAAAATCCGCCATTACAAGGCCGTGGCAGACCAAAGCCTTAAAGAACAAGAAAAACGGGTGGCGGCTATTTGCGGGGAAGACTTTGTAGCCAAAGCCTCCCACCTAGACTGGCAGCATGGAGACCTCCACCTACACGGCTGGATTGGACTGCCTAACCTGGCTCGCCCGCAAAATGATCTCTGCTACAGCTACGTCAATGGCCGCATGATGCGGGATAAGACCATCAACCACGCCATCCGCCAGGCTTACGGCGACAGCCTGCCCAAGGATCATTACCCGGCCTTTGTGCTGTTTCTGGACTTAGACCCAAGCCAAGTGGACGTGAACGTTCACCCTGCCAAGCATGAGGTTCGCTTCCACCAAGGGCGGCTGGTGCATGATTTTATCTATCAGGGCGTGCTCAACACCCTAGAGGCTCAAACCGATTTACCCCTGGCCCACCAAATCAACGAACCTGTTTCCAGTGTCTATCAGGCCAGCCCCAACCGTGCAGCCGCAGGCCAAAACATCTTCACCCAGCCCTATCAGGCCCCGCAAGCGGTGGAAAATAGCCAAAAATTTGCAAGCCCCGCTTATCCAGCCAGAAGGACAAGTGTGAGCAAGTCAGCCCAGAAATGGTATGGGGAATTGGTGGGCAAAGGAGAGAGTTCCCCCCTCAGCCCTTCGGGCAGCTCCCCCGCAAGCGGGTGGAGCGAAAGCATCGCCTTCTCACCAGCAAGCAGAACAGGAAAAGTCGCAAAGCTCTCCTTCCCTCCACCTGCTTGCAGAAGAGCAAAACCGCCAAGATCATCTTCCCTCCACCCGCCTGCGGGGGAGGTGCCGAAGGCGGAGGGGGGCGGTTTAGAGAAAAACGCCTCAACCAATTTGCAAAAAAGCCCCAATATAGAACCGCTTGCTACCTCAAATGAGCTAGCACAGGTGCTTGCCGTGGTACAAAACAAGGCCCTCCTACTCAAGCAAGGAGAAGCCTTCTACCTGCTTTCCCTGCAAAAATTAGCGGCCCTTAAATTGCATAGTCAGCTCAAAGCTCAAGACAGCCAAGCCCTGCTTATTCCGCTCAACCTCCAGCTTAATGCCCAAGAAAGCCAAGCCTTTGAGGCCAAACATCAAGCCCTAACTGACCTAGGCTTTGTTTTCCAACACAAACGCTTGGGCCAAATGGAACGCATCACCGTCAATCAAGTTCCCCGCTGCCTACGGGAACAAAACCTACAACAGCTCCTCCTCGGCGCCCTACAAGCGGAAGATTTAGACCAATTTTTTGCAAATTTTGCCCCAATCCCAACCGTTTGTTCTTTGGCCGAGGGCATTGCCCTCTTAGCGGAAGTGGAGCAGGCTTGTAAGAAAGAGGAGTTGGAGGGGTTAATGATTGAAGTGGATTTTGGGGGTTATTTGGAGCAGATCTAG
- a CDS encoding twin arginine-targeting protein translocase TatB, translating to MFDIGFSELVLIMIVGLVVLGPKRLPVAIKTVMGWVATIRGLAANVQNELAQELKLQELQESIKKAESLNLTQLSPELSKTVEELKQSAEKMKANLAEAKDSFEGLSKEEVSAIQDKIEAESQQLEAQDQAQQAAEKGEKLANGQAPSNSEQTLSADELAELAEEELDEEALAAYYPPDDDLAVVENTLEKEKTHVS from the coding sequence GTGTTTGATATTGGTTTCTCTGAACTGGTTCTCATCATGATTGTGGGCCTGGTTGTGCTAGGCCCCAAACGGTTACCAGTAGCAATTAAAACAGTAATGGGCTGGGTGGCGACCATCCGGGGCTTGGCTGCCAATGTGCAAAACGAGCTGGCCCAAGAACTGAAACTGCAAGAGTTGCAAGAGAGCATCAAAAAAGCCGAATCCCTCAACCTGACCCAGCTTTCCCCTGAGTTAAGCAAAACGGTGGAAGAGCTTAAACAGTCTGCCGAAAAAATGAAGGCCAATCTGGCGGAAGCCAAGGATAGCTTCGAGGGCTTGAGCAAGGAAGAGGTATCAGCCATTCAGGATAAGATCGAGGCCGAAAGCCAGCAGCTTGAGGCCCAAGATCAGGCTCAACAAGCGGCTGAAAAGGGCGAAAAACTTGCAAATGGGCAGGCACCCTCAAACAGTGAGCAAACACTTTCCGCCGATGAGTTGGCTGAATTGGCCGAAGAGGAATTGGATGAGGAGGCTCTGGCCGCCTACTATCCGCCTGATGATGACTTGGCCGTGGTCGAAAACACCTTAGAAAAGGAGAAGACCCATGTCAGTTGA